The Vigna angularis cultivar LongXiaoDou No.4 chromosome 9, ASM1680809v1, whole genome shotgun sequence DNA window CTTAACTGGGCCTTGTCTCCACCATAAGTATGTGTTAAAAACAAGAATATCAGCATTTTCCCACAGTGATGCGTGTCTAAGAACTGTATCAGGACGAATTATGCGTTCATCTAGTCTGTGATTTACTGGATCATCAGAATTAGATTCAACAAGCAGGGGAGCCCAGAGAAACTCCACAGTTGCATTATAATCCTGAAAATTAGTACAAAAATAGCAGTGTGCTGGAAATGAGACTCAAAACAATGGCACTTGTGAACTAGACCCCATCAACAAGTCTTGGAGCAAGCAATGTGTATAAAGAAATTCGGTTAAATGATGGAAAAAGGCACATATTGGTATGAATGACTACATTTATaacatcataaaattgttttcagTAAAGGTTTCTTACCTCTGCTCTGAAAATGGTGAGATGGGCATTTGGTGACATTGATCTCTTATCAGCGGGAATTACTGATTGTAACAAACATACCATTGATATCCATTGCCCTCTATTTAGTGAATCTCCAACAAACATTAGCCTTTTATCTCTCAACTTCTCCCACATTTCTTTCACATTCCACCTGTTTTATATAAGAAGTCAGTGGATCTTATCAGAAGAAACCTACCCTAtcacataaataattaaagatttaaTATGTTTCTAGTTcctataaatagaaaaattgtaCGATTGCAGTTTCCCTGATCCCATATTAATGTCTACAATAACATTGACATACATATCAGGGACTAAAGAAGAACATTCCCAATTTGTAGGGCTTAAATAACTTTAACCCAATAGTTAAATAAACACGTACACAACCCACAGCTAATGCTACATTTAGGCaccagaaaaaaataaaaaatttccacTATCCACAGGAACGATGTTAGGAtataaggagaaggagaaattAATTAAGATAGACCATTAATATGTTAGGTTAGGTTAGTTAGACTGGTGTTAGATATAAGTACGGGAAGATGGATAAGAGAGGGGAAGGATGTTCATTCTTTAGATTGAGCATTAATGAGAAATCTTTTATGAAGCTCTTGGAGAGAGAGGGTGGTCTCctatttcttgttcttttcaACTCTTGGTTCCTACCTAACAAACAACTCAACAAAATGTTATTCTACTTGGACCTTTACAAAGCTAAATCTTGGTCACACATCAACTTCACAAAATACTGACAACCTTCAAGCAATTGAATTGGATTATTCCAACTCATGTCACCACTAAGGGCCTGTTTGGAGAAACATCTTCACAAGCCTTGgaggaaaaaagaagaaaaataaaattagtttttccaCAAGTTAAGATGAAATTATACATAAgctaatttgtaaaaattatttcgTTTTAACTTTtccaaaatcagattttttttttttattatgcaCAAGCTGTGGAGaaactgattttaatttttcgtaTCATTTTTCCAAAGTTTCCTCCAATCAAGCTCTAAGTCCAAAGCAACAACTTGACCATGGTGATTCAGCCAAAAACCACAAACACAAAGCTCAGATAGAGAACCACCTCTTCAAATTGCAGTTATGTGGTTGCCATCTCCAATACTGGTAACCCAAATCAGACCTTCCATGCTTGTGACAGGCCAATTGGTCAGACATGTAAGGGCAATCTGATTCATTGTACAGTGGATGCGAAACATTATCAAACACCCATTTGCCTGAAAAAACATCACAACTTTCCGGCCTCACTCTCCGGCGACCAGACTGCCAAGAATCACCACGCCAAGCAATTTTCTTGCCACTATACTCAACAGTAGAGTTGCATCTACTGAATCTATCCAAAACCTCTAAAATCCAACAACCCCATTTCAACAAGTCAGAGAAAGCACAAAGCTTAGCCTCCAATGAAGCACAAAGCAAGCAGTGAAGAGAAATGCCATACCTGGAGCTTGCTTGAGGTGACCAGAGAGGTTGGGTTTGACAAAGGTGGCTGAAGAAACCTCTTGGTGGTTAAGAACACGATCTGGGATTTCATGGATTCGTTGTATGGTGTGCTCACTGTGGAGGGTTGAGAAGGCTATGAAGAACAGCAAGACAAGCACAAGTAAAGGGAAAATGGGGGGTTTCTTTCTGTGCCACTTCCACCTCTGCATGGTGGTGTTGGTGGGTTGTGCTTGATtttgatcttgaattttgattttcCTCTATAAGGAAACCAAATCCTGGCTCTGCCTGAAACATGAAAAGCCAAATACATcacctaaaagataaaagactGGTCAtgaacaataaaagaaaacagcTTCAGATTCACGAAGAATGTGTAACAAAGACTAGTCAGTGCTCAGAATGACCGAATCAGAAGCTTTGATTTGAACTTCGGTGCTTCGTGTTAGTGTTGCATTTGCAACCTATTCTGTGCAGGATTGAagagttttttattattatttttctggtCAACATTTGTAGAATTATTTTTGGTAAATGTAGAATCGTCGTTACACCGTTTTACTGCATTGTTCATATTCTCACTCCTACATTATGTCCCCCAAATTATACCTTCATATAGTTATTATGATCAATGACACGCAAGATTTTAAAGAAAGTAATATTCATGTTTTTGATCAAATAGAAAACGGGATATCTTAACCTGTTCATATCCTTTCTAGTAAAAATTAAGCTGCAGATGTAGTTGCCGTGGTGGttgtaagaaacaaaattaagagCGGTTTAATGTAAGAAATTCATTAttactatataaaaaaagtattaatggtatattttataattattatcgTAAAATTTAGTgaatatgtaattaaattatatgcaaaaatatcttatataacgtgacttgaaaaagaaaacactgtTTTATATAATGATTAACCACCagaatcataaataaatttgtttccatattatctaaatttattctaattttagcatatattaattttgatagtATTTCTCTCTCGTTACAACTTcaattatgcattttttttttattttcatattttattcaaattttcttaattgaGAGTGTCACATTGATAAtctcaaaatgtttaattttgtaaatttttaatgaaaaatattttttcactaAACAAATTCATTAGACGTGAAATATAGATTAAACATGTTTAGCACTTTTTTCTTGTCTTGGATCATCTTATTTTAGTATTCCAACTCACTTAGGACTAAGGTAAGAATATTAGTTTCTCTTAGTCATTAGAAAATATTCAATTTAGTAACGTTTATATTGTCAATAGGGTCATCAGATGATCTATCCCTATATTTACAAACGACTTATCAACTTGGTTTCACTTCAGCTACACAAAACCTAGGTTAGAATGCTTTAGAACAAAATATGTTACATAATATCATTAACACTCAACACATACATGATTTATAAGTCATCTAGGTAAATTCCATAAACTAGACTCTAATGAAACTCTTCTAGCTAGAGCATCTAATGAGTACATATTTATCCCCTTATTTGGTctttaatattggattctttaattggtttttatactttaatagaatattttaattagaatttgttataattgggtttatttagcatgagatacaaaaacatgttaaaaatagttttttaattgcataaatgttttttggatattttgatgCGTGTTAGTGGAGTTGCAGCTAAGTTGACTTCATTGAGATGTGGAAATAAATTGGGTAAAGTTTCATGAGaccttaaagataaattcaaGAATAACAAATAATCAAGATCATAAGAAGTCAATCCAAGCATAacatgaaaaagtgaaaaatttggTAAAGCCAAGAAGAGGGAATAAGCAACAAAATTTGATCTTGCGGTTTTCTCTATCTTTTCTACTAAAAGGGCTTTGATAATTCATAAATGTTCATGATTGAAGATAATTTGGGAAAAATATGtcctaagatattttatttgatattgttaaataattaccttatttaactatatcaataaataccaaaagataatatttaccacatttttttaatctaacatATATcatctcaaatatttttagatctccacAGCAATCacatatattttgaagatatttgaTGAGTTATGTCCCAACTATGGGTGATAATGAAGCAGCGGAATGTGGTTTGGACCGTGCGCAAAGATGATGTTGCGCATTGGATTTCCTTTGGCAACGCAAGTAATGAATTAAGTGAAGGTTGTTGGTGGAGGAAGGAGCTATCAGTGGAGGCGAAGCTAGCTCAGACGGCCTTCCATCcctggaaggaagctagaggagagaAAAGGGAAGCTCAAGAAAGGTGACTTTTGGGCAGAGTAAGGGGGTTGGCTTCAAGGTAGCAAAGGCTTACTCATATTCATTCAAAAGTATCTTTACAAAGATAAACGATGATCATTTATAGCGAAGCTTAAGCTATTCACGGTCCCAGCACCAACAACTGATGATCAGCCGAATATCACAGATCATGGGCCACATATGCGTCACATGGGTCATGCAGAAGCAACTTCTGGAAGGCCAGCTGTTGGCACGCATGTGCTGCTGGCGTGGGCTTCACATGAAGCGCTGGGCGGTGGCTAGATTGGGCTGAGCGTGGCCCAATCCGGAAGTCACTTTCTTCATGGCTCCAAATGAAGTAGTTTCTTGGGCTAGGTGGCTTGGACATGTCTTTTAGGTCCTCTTGAAGCCTTCTAAGCATGCCTTTAGTCAAGGATCCTTGGGTGCAAGGCTTCATAGATGACAACTCTTCTTGATTGTGCATGACTTTATTAGTGATGGGCCATGGTTGTCTATTGGGCTTGAGCCCAAGTCATCaatattggattatttagaagatgattggaggagattacattatcataaagaaaATTACAACAACAGAAAAGCCTAAAACAAAGCCCAatccaatttctatataaagagacttaggAAAACACATTAGGGTAGCTAAGTAACCCTTTGGGGGGTCCAAATTTCGTCCTCCCTCTTTTCTCTCATGTTCTCCACcctctcttcttctattttcatgttatttctaCATTCCATGGAGTGTTAAGCCTGTAGGGTTGATTGTGTTGTAATTTATTAACTGAATTATGAGGTTagatcaataaatatatttgttcttttgattcttgttgtgatttatttttatctatgtcttttgcttcttaatcaagtaaaagtaatgatttttacattatatcAATTTAGCATGGTGTcaaatctacataacatatcaatcatatgattccaagggtttttaattttaattgagaatttactttgattaaagttagaaactttcatatgattaaatgagtttttgtcaataattgaaaatatacttTGATCAGTggtaaaaactttaacaagaattaatcatgaatgtactttggttaattagctttttacttgatataagaggtaaaaaaataaacatgattaggcatagtaatatttaattaaaaatgtactttcgttaaatttactataattaatctacaaagttcttacttttaattgagaatgtactttggttaagaGTGAGAACGCCAACAAATTAATGgagaatttacattgattaatttgaaaatctaagataataattaattgaacaataaactttagataaccaatgatgaatcctattttgaaaaagcaatgaaatcaacctattttctttatcattgtttttttatctttttaaatctctTTTATAAATTTCGTTCTTTCTAACTTCTGCTACTTcgttctttaatttttttttctttatctttattttctttattattttactaaccttttgtatagtttttataagaactaatttgttaatAATCAATTTCGTGTTTGTTGGGAGACGACTTAGGGTTGAATTTaccctttttattttgttggctACTGTCTTAACAATAATGAAGTTGCTATAGtttagtaatattaatttgattacGTCAACGACAACGTTATCAACATCTAATGCACATTATTTGCTTATATTTTTTGTCTAATAAGGCTTCAAAACtttaacatataatttcattcaaaacttattttatcctttttggagaaatcttaattaaaatgatatatttaaacACAATTGTTATACTATAAACCTAAGATTAAATTATGTATGCTATACGTGTTGATTCAAGaatcaaataacaaaaaacacaaCATGAACGACGATTCCCAAAATAGAATTGAAAATTAATGAAGGAAATATAACCTATGTGATTGAAGATTTCCTATGCGAATTGGAAGATGAATGACGTGAATGAATGGTGCTTGGAATGGAGTCTTGCCACACCACTTGGAGGTGCTCTAAGATAACTAAGGATTGAGTAGTCACTTAAAGCTCTCACTCTAGATGATACTCACGAATAAGAGAGAACAATTCACTCTCAGTTTcgatagattttttttctattaatgcCAAAATTTTCCAATGTACAAATACAACcctttatttataagaaaagaaGTTTCCAAAATCTTACAAGCTAAGTATATACTAAACATGATTAAGGGAAGTGTATGATGCAAGCTATCACTAATGACTAGCATACAAAATAAGCTAAGCTAAAAACGTATCCCATAAGCTAATTATGTGTGCTCTAAGCTTTAGTTCTCTCTAGTTAAGGCACTATGATGAACTTCCTTCAAGTTAGCTGAAATTTACATACGTCAATGCTAAGTGTGAAAGCCAACTATCGAGCACAACATtcattgagaaagaaaaagcttCCACTCGGCGCCTATATctaaatcacacaaatgaatATTTTCCTTTATGTCATGCTCTTAGTTACTCTGCTTTAATCCATAATCAAGACCTCATCATCATGTTCCACGTAGGGATAGGCAAAGTATACTATATTGTACTGAACTATAAAAATGTATAGTTAATTATAAACTAGTTTAAGAAAACTCCACTGAACTAAAAAGTAGTTCATAataactgaactgaactatttttAGTTTACTTAAAGTGTAGTTCAATTCAGTTAACTACTTTTATGTTCACTATGATGTAATTCAGTTAAGTATAGTATAATGTAAGTGGATTTCCTTGCAGCAAACTATACTGAGTGTCCAATGAATCGAACCGGCAAAACAAACTCAAGCCTGAGAATTCTACCATGTCCGTGAGAATGCCCACAATCAAAACTAAGAACAATTTGACACCTTATAAGTCAACAACACTTGGTGGCGAGCTGTCACGCTTGAACACAACTTTCCCATTGTTAACAGCGAGAATACAACAATCCTTGGACAAATTTTTAGCACAGTATTTAGCTACAAAGGTAGATGACCTGATTCTATGCAAACCATGAGTTGTTCCGACCACAACATGAGTTGCAGAATAACCATTTGCTTCTCGAACCAAAATTTTCTTCATTGATGAACCACAACATATTTTGAGTTTAAGGTgacctgaaaaagaaaaaaaacaaaaaccataaAATTCAGTATGTTTTGTTCAGGGACCTCAAATAAGAGCACTTTCACAAACTTCAAAATTACGCTTTTGTTTCCACTAGgaagtttcattttttatgtcCCGCATTTCCTACCTGATTAGAAGACAACAGATGAATTTGCATTTCCGTttatagaaattgaaaaaggtcCACACAGAGAACGAAGATTGAGAAATTATACCTATTTCAAGTTGCAGAATCCTTCATAAACGGCAAGAACATAGTCAAACGCCTTGACAAGTGAAAGCAGCGAAGATTTCCCGTCTCCATTCGCAGTTTCTACAGAACCCCATTTCACCAGTCAATATTCacgttaaaaaaacaaaaacccaaagcaaaaaaagaaaaaggaactcGAATTCCCCAGGTACCCTGGTTCCCAAGAACATGCAGAGCAACCACGGTGTCACCAGGGTGAGCGACTTTGACCAAAGCCCACGTGAGAAATTCCTTGCTGGGGGAGTCCATCTTCAACCCCACCACCACCTTTCGGCAACCGGAGCCTCCATGGGAGGGTTCTTTGGCAAGATCTGTTTGAGGCATTTTTTACGTTGATCACAAAAGTGAATGATAGAAGTGAACCTTTGACGACAACGAACCTCCAACGGCGGCGGCCTCCAACGACGACAGCCTTCAACGGTAACAATCTTCAATAGGCGAGTGAGCTTTGAACAAGGCAGAAAGCAAACGAGGCCTGGTtgagaaaagaaatagaaaaccTAAACTGCAGTTAACTGTACTATTAATcagtttaattagtttttagtaaatttagtttaagttttttaagtataaaaaaatatagataaactaTAGTTTAGGTTTTTTAAGTTAACTCTGCCCAACCCTAGTTCCACGGGTTGGAGAGAATTCACCCTCGAATTCAGAGAGACCTATAAAAGGAAATGCCTTtacacttaaatattttattttttgtaaaggGTGATGTTGGATGTGATGCCGTTTTAGTTTCCCAAGGTCCTTACATTTAAAAACTTTGCAAAAAGTTGGAAAAGTTTTGTATTGCTTACCATTGTGTGCCACCCAATGAATGTATGTAAAAGTTAGCAAATGGAAGGGTGTAAAATTCCATGAGGCACCTTGAAACCCTTGCCTAGACTCTCAACTTCCTCCTTTATTCCATAGGGTTCTTTGTGTGTGCTAAAGGGTATTTTATTGTATGTGATATGAGGCTGTCTTATTACcaacaaaaatttattacttgaaaAGTTATTatgctctttttcttttgttatctctttttctcatttgtgtttcatttttagtttatcttcTTTAACCTCTTGTGGAGTCAAAGATTTGAGAGTAATATGGTGCCCTTGGAAgccaaataaaattttgtttgaaaatccATCATAAATAATCTTGTGATCATATTACCATGACCTTCCTAATAATAGGTGTGTTGCTTTCATTGGCACAACATCACACCTAACCTTATCCTTATATTTTCCAATGGCAAAAGTTATGGGGGACTTTGTAACGCCCCAAATTCTACGACATCACGGGTTAACAAAAAGcgataaatttcaaaactttatgaTAATacgaaaatgtatttttcaaaaacGTTAACCTTTCAACatgcataatttattcaaaacataatagtttcaaaagcctta harbors:
- the LOC108320146 gene encoding protein trichome birefringence-like 35 codes for the protein MQRWKWHRKKPPIFPLLVLVLLFFIAFSTLHSEHTIQRIHEIPDRVLNHQEVSSATFVKPNLSGHLKQAPEVLDRFSRCNSTVEYSGKKIAWRGDSWQSGRRRVRPESCDVFSGKWVFDNVSHPLYNESDCPYMSDQLACHKHGRSDLGYQYWRWQPHNCNLKRWNVKEMWEKLRDKRLMFVGDSLNRGQWISMVCLLQSVIPADKRSMSPNAHLTIFRAEDYNATVEFLWAPLLVESNSDDPVNHRLDERIIRPDTVLRHASLWENADILVFNTYLWWRQGPVKLLWTTEENGACEELDGRGAMELAMGAWAEWVSSKVDPLKKRVFFVTMSPTHLWSREWKPESEGNCYGEKDPIYNEGYWGSGSDLPTMNTVEKILSNLSSKVSVINITQLSEYRKDGHPSIFRKFWEPLRPEQLSNPSSYSDCIHWCLPGVPDVWNELLFHFL